Proteins encoded by one window of Anguilla rostrata isolate EN2019 chromosome 9, ASM1855537v3, whole genome shotgun sequence:
- the dhx33 gene encoding ATP-dependent RNA helicase DHX33: MPHDPDPPPAKRFKPGSPFFRLNKKPGMLLPRKGNAPLPIDVQRKHLPIYQAKSQLISQLRQLHNAVLIGETGSGKTTQIPQYLYEAGIGRQGVVAVTQPRRVAAISLAARVAEEKKTQLGKLVGYTVRFEDVTSAETKLKFMTDGMLLREAIGDPLLQRYTVVILDEAHERTVHTDVLFGVVKTAQRKRREQNKFPLKVLVMSATMDVDLFSQYFNKAPVLYLEGRQHPIQIYYTKQQQSDYLQAALVSIFQIHQEAPLSHDILVFLTGQEEIEALARTCRDIAKHLPENCGPMTVIPLYASLPPVQQLRVFQPAPKGCRKVILSTNIAETSVTISGIKFVIDTGMVKAKKYSPGSGLEVLAVQRVSKAQAWQRAGRAGREDSGLCYRLYTEDEFDGFASMTVPEIQRCNLASVMLQLLALRIPDVLNFDFVSKPSPEAICTAIEQLDVLGAVERKDDQVTLTPLGKKMASFPLEPRFAKTVLLSPEFSCAEEVLTIVSLLSVDSVLYNPPARREEVQSVRRKFISSEGDHVTLLSIYRGFKNVGGNKEWCRENFVNSRNMGLVAEVRSQLREICIKLGMTLESSRGDMANVRRCLAHGLFMNAAELQPDGGYVALDSHQPVAIHPSSVLFQAKPAYVVFNELLQTSKCYMRDLCLVDADWLHEAAPEYFRRKLRTGKS; the protein is encoded by the exons ATGCCCCACGACCCTGACCCCCCTCCGGCAAAAAGATTTAAGCCGGGGTCTCCTTTTTTTCGTTTGAATAAAAAACCTGGGATGTTGCTACCCAGAAAAGGAAACGCACCATTGCCTATAGACGTACAACGGAAACATCTTCCTATTTACCAGGCGAAATCCCAGCTCATCAGCCAACTCAGGCAGCTGCACAATGCTGTCCTCATAG GTGAAACTGGTTCGGGTAAGACTACACAGATTCCACAGTATCTTTACGAAGCTGGCATTGGGCGACAGGGAGTCGTGGCAGTTACCCAGCCTCGCCGGGTTGCTGCGATCTCGCTGGCAGCGAGGGtggcagaggagaaaaaaacccAACTTGGAAAACTG GTGGGATACACAGTGCGGTTTGAGGATGTTACTTCCGCCGAGACAAAGTTAAAGTTCATGACGGACGGCATGCTGCTGAGGGAGGCTATCGGTGACCCTCTGCTGCAGCGCTACACGGTGGTGATCCTTGATGAGGCGCACGAGAGGACGGTGCACACTGACGTGCTGTTCGGAGTGGTTAAGACGGCGCAGAGGAAACGGCGGGAACAAAACAAGTTCCCTCTGAAG GTGCTTGTAATGTCGGCTACTATGGACGTGGACCTGTTCTCCCAGTACTTCAACAAGGCCCCAGTTTTGTACCTGGAAGGCAGGCAGCATCCCATTCAGATCTATTACACCAAGCAGCAACAGTCAGACTACCTTCAGGCTGCGCTGGTATCCATCTTTCAGATCCATCAG GAAGcacccctgtcacatgacatCCTGGTGTTCCTGACCGGCCAGGAGGAGATTGAGGCGCTGGCCCGCACGTGCCGTGACATTGCCAAGCACCTCCCCGAAAACTGTGGGCCAATGACGGTCATTCCCCTCTATGCCTCCCTGCCCCCAGTGCAGCAGCTGCGGGTCTTCCAGCCGGCCCCTAAG ggcTGCCGGAAAGTGATCCTGTCCACCAACATCGCAGAAACGTCGGTCACCATTTCCGGCATCAAGTTCGTAATCGACACCGGGATGGTGAAGGCGAAAAAGTACAGCCCAG GCAGCGGGCTGGAGGTCCTGGCCGTGCAGCGGGTGTCCAAGGCCCAGGCGTGGCAGCGCGCGGGCAGGGCCGGCAGGGAGGACAGCGGCCTCTGCTACCGCCTCTACACCGAGGACGAGTTTGACGGCTTCGCCAGCATGACCGTGCCCGAGATACAGAG GTGTAATCTGGCCAGTGTCATGCTGCAGCTTTTGGCTTTACGGATTCCTGACGTCCTCAACTTTGACTTTGTGTCTAAACCATCCCCGG AGGCCATCTGCACTGCCATCGAGCAGCTGGATGTGCTGGGGGCCGTGGAGCGCAAGGACGACCAGGTGACGCTGACGCCGCTGGGGAAGAAAATGGCCAGCTTCCCCCTGGAGCCCAGGTTTGCTAAG ACCGTGCTCCTCTCTCCCGAGTTCTCCTGCGCGGAGGAGGTGCTGACCATCGTGTCCCTCCTGTCGGTGGACAGCGTGCTGTACAACCCGCCAGCTCGGCGGGAGGAAGTCCAGTCCGTGCGCAGGAAGTTCATTTCCAGCGAGGGCGATCACGTGACCCTCCTCAGCATCTACCGGGGCTTCAAAAATGTGGGCGGAAATAAG GAGTGGTGTCGGGAGAACTTTGTAAACAGCAGGAATATGGGGCTGGTGGCTGAGGTGCGCTCTCAGCTAAGAGAGATCTGTATTAAG CTGGGCATGACGCTGGAGTCCTCGCGCGGCGACATGGCGAACGTCCGGCGGTGCCTGGCCCACGGGCTCTTCATGAACGCGGCGGAGCTGCAGCCGGACGGCGGCTACGTGGCCCTGGACAGTCACCAGCCGGTGGCCATCCACCCGTCCTCCGTGCTCTTCCAGGCCAAGCCGGCCTACGTGGTGTTCAACGAGCTCCTGCAGACCTCCAAGTGCTACATGAGGGACCTCTGCCTGGTGGACGCCGACTGGCTCCACGAGGCCGCGCCCGAGTACTTCCGCCGGAAGCTGCGGACCGGCAAGAGCTAG
- the p2rx1 gene encoding P2X purinoceptor 1 isoform X2 → MSAGDRKRKLSAHQTQETSGDCKMKSILTDALSDFLFEYETPRQVLVKSKRVGIVCRVIQLVVLAYIIGWVFIYEKGYQITDTAISSVFTKVKGVGYTQVDGKEQVWDMSDYVFPEQGDGSFVVMTNYIVTLGQKQDKCPELQGKYTCKSDEDCKEGEYKRLMTGKCVRETETCEVFSWCPVEDDTKIPAPPRLMAAENFTLFIKNSITFPEFEVVRSNLVEGVDKNYINTCIYNQTSDPLCPIFRLGDIVTMSGFSFAQIAPEGGAVGILVDWTCDLDWDVKHCKPVYSFHGLYATGKGPEDMQASMGYNFRKAKYYMDGNVEKRTLTKVFGIRIDILVRGLARKFDIIPTLTAIGSGVGIFGVATVVCDLVLLYILPKRDFYKNMKFKNTTIQEQAPVITDKESDEVATFPIVVR, encoded by the exons ATGAGCgcgggagacagaaagaggaagtTGAGCGCACATCAGACCCAGGAGACCAGCGGGGACTGCAAGATGAAGAGCATCCTCACCGATGCCCTCTCGGACTTCTTATTCGAGTACGAGACCCCCCGTCAGGTGCTGGTGAAGAGCAAGCGGGTGGGAATCGTGTGCCGAGTGATCCAGCTGGTGGTCCTGGCTTACATCATCGG GTGGGTGTTCATCTATGAAAAGGGTTACCAGATCACGGACACGGCCATCAGCTCGGTCTTCACCAAGGTGAAAGGCGTGGGGTACACTCAGGTGGACGGCAAGGAGCAGGTGTGGGACATGAGTGACTACGTCTTCCCAGAACAG GGGGACGGTTCTTTTGTGGTGATGACAAATTACATTGTGACCTTGGGACAGAAGCAGGATAAATGCCCAGAG CTTCAAGGGAAATACACCTGCAAATCTGACGAGGACTGCAAAGAAGGAGAATATAAAC GGCTGATGACCGGAAAATGTGTGCGAGAGACCGAAACTTGTGAAGTCTTTTCCTGGTGTCCTGTTGAAGATGACACTAAAATTCCAGC TCCACCTCGTTTGATGGCAGCAGAGAATTTCACGTTGTTCATCAAAAACTCAATCACCTTTCCAGAATTTGAGGTTGTACG AAGCAATCTGGTGGAAGGCGTGGACAAAAATTACATCAACACGTGCATCTACAACCAGACCAGTGACCCTCTGTGTCCCATATTCAGACTGGGAGACATTGTGACGATGTCGGGATTCAGCTTTGCTCAGATAGCGCCTGAG GGTGGAGCCGTTGGGATTCTCGTTGACTGGACCTGTGATCTTGACTGGGACGTGAAACACTGTAAGCCAGTTTATAGCTTCCATGGACTGTATGCGACCGGGAAAGGTCCGGAAGACATGCAAGCCTCCATGGGCTATAACTTCAG GAAAGCAAAATATTACATGGACGGCAATGTTGAAAAAAGgactctcaccaaagtatttgGAATCCGGATAGACATTTTGGTTCGAGGACTG GCAAGAAAATTTGACATCATTCCAACACTAACAGCCATTGGGTCAGGTGTGGGAATTTTTGGAGTG GCAACTGTAGTATGTGATCTGGTGCTTCTATATATACTGCCCAAGAGAGACTTCTATAAGAACATGAAATTCAAGAACACTACCATCCAGGAACAG gcgCCGGTCATAACAGACAAGGAATCAGATGAGGTAGCGACGTTTCCCATTGTTGTG AGATGA
- the p2rx1 gene encoding P2X purinoceptor 1 isoform X1, with product MSAGDRKRKLSAHQTQETSGDCKMKSILTDALSDFLFEYETPRQVLVKSKRVGIVCRVIQLVVLAYIIGWVFIYEKGYQITDTAISSVFTKVKGVGYTQVDGKEQVWDMSDYVFPEQGDGSFVVMTNYIVTLGQKQDKCPELQGKYTCKSDEDCKEGEYKRTGHGLMTGKCVRETETCEVFSWCPVEDDTKIPAPPRLMAAENFTLFIKNSITFPEFEVVRSNLVEGVDKNYINTCIYNQTSDPLCPIFRLGDIVTMSGFSFAQIAPEGGAVGILVDWTCDLDWDVKHCKPVYSFHGLYATGKGPEDMQASMGYNFRKAKYYMDGNVEKRTLTKVFGIRIDILVRGLARKFDIIPTLTAIGSGVGIFGVATVVCDLVLLYILPKRDFYKNMKFKNTTIQEQAPVITDKESDEVATFPIVVR from the exons ATGAGCgcgggagacagaaagaggaagtTGAGCGCACATCAGACCCAGGAGACCAGCGGGGACTGCAAGATGAAGAGCATCCTCACCGATGCCCTCTCGGACTTCTTATTCGAGTACGAGACCCCCCGTCAGGTGCTGGTGAAGAGCAAGCGGGTGGGAATCGTGTGCCGAGTGATCCAGCTGGTGGTCCTGGCTTACATCATCGG GTGGGTGTTCATCTATGAAAAGGGTTACCAGATCACGGACACGGCCATCAGCTCGGTCTTCACCAAGGTGAAAGGCGTGGGGTACACTCAGGTGGACGGCAAGGAGCAGGTGTGGGACATGAGTGACTACGTCTTCCCAGAACAG GGGGACGGTTCTTTTGTGGTGATGACAAATTACATTGTGACCTTGGGACAGAAGCAGGATAAATGCCCAGAG CTTCAAGGGAAATACACCTGCAAATCTGACGAGGACTGCAAAGAAGGAGAATATAAACGTACGGGACATG GGCTGATGACCGGAAAATGTGTGCGAGAGACCGAAACTTGTGAAGTCTTTTCCTGGTGTCCTGTTGAAGATGACACTAAAATTCCAGC TCCACCTCGTTTGATGGCAGCAGAGAATTTCACGTTGTTCATCAAAAACTCAATCACCTTTCCAGAATTTGAGGTTGTACG AAGCAATCTGGTGGAAGGCGTGGACAAAAATTACATCAACACGTGCATCTACAACCAGACCAGTGACCCTCTGTGTCCCATATTCAGACTGGGAGACATTGTGACGATGTCGGGATTCAGCTTTGCTCAGATAGCGCCTGAG GGTGGAGCCGTTGGGATTCTCGTTGACTGGACCTGTGATCTTGACTGGGACGTGAAACACTGTAAGCCAGTTTATAGCTTCCATGGACTGTATGCGACCGGGAAAGGTCCGGAAGACATGCAAGCCTCCATGGGCTATAACTTCAG GAAAGCAAAATATTACATGGACGGCAATGTTGAAAAAAGgactctcaccaaagtatttgGAATCCGGATAGACATTTTGGTTCGAGGACTG GCAAGAAAATTTGACATCATTCCAACACTAACAGCCATTGGGTCAGGTGTGGGAATTTTTGGAGTG GCAACTGTAGTATGTGATCTGGTGCTTCTATATATACTGCCCAAGAGAGACTTCTATAAGAACATGAAATTCAAGAACACTACCATCCAGGAACAG gcgCCGGTCATAACAGACAAGGAATCAGATGAGGTAGCGACGTTTCCCATTGTTGTG AGATGA
- the p2rx1 gene encoding P2X purinoceptor 1 isoform X3, with amino-acid sequence MSAGDRKRKLSAHQTQETSGDCKMKSILTDALSDFLFEYETPRQVLVKSKRVGIVCRVIQLVVLAYIIGWVFIYEKGYQITDTAISSVFTKVKGVGYTQVDGKEQVWDMSDYVFPEQGDGSFVVMTNYIVTLGQKQDKCPELQGKYTCKSDEDCKEGEYKRTGHGLMTGKCVRETETCEVFSWCPVEDDTKIPAPPRLMAAENFTLFIKNSITFPEFEVVRSNLVEGVDKNYINTCIYNQTSDPLCPIFRLGDIVTMSGFSFAQIAPEGGAVGILVDWTCDLDWDVKHCKPVYSFHGLYATGKGPEDMQASMGYNFRKAKYYMDGNVEKRTLTKVFGIRIDILVRGLARKFDIIPTLTAIGSGVGIFGVATVVCDLVLLYILPKRDFYKNMKFKNTTIQEQAPVITDKESDER; translated from the exons ATGAGCgcgggagacagaaagaggaagtTGAGCGCACATCAGACCCAGGAGACCAGCGGGGACTGCAAGATGAAGAGCATCCTCACCGATGCCCTCTCGGACTTCTTATTCGAGTACGAGACCCCCCGTCAGGTGCTGGTGAAGAGCAAGCGGGTGGGAATCGTGTGCCGAGTGATCCAGCTGGTGGTCCTGGCTTACATCATCGG GTGGGTGTTCATCTATGAAAAGGGTTACCAGATCACGGACACGGCCATCAGCTCGGTCTTCACCAAGGTGAAAGGCGTGGGGTACACTCAGGTGGACGGCAAGGAGCAGGTGTGGGACATGAGTGACTACGTCTTCCCAGAACAG GGGGACGGTTCTTTTGTGGTGATGACAAATTACATTGTGACCTTGGGACAGAAGCAGGATAAATGCCCAGAG CTTCAAGGGAAATACACCTGCAAATCTGACGAGGACTGCAAAGAAGGAGAATATAAACGTACGGGACATG GGCTGATGACCGGAAAATGTGTGCGAGAGACCGAAACTTGTGAAGTCTTTTCCTGGTGTCCTGTTGAAGATGACACTAAAATTCCAGC TCCACCTCGTTTGATGGCAGCAGAGAATTTCACGTTGTTCATCAAAAACTCAATCACCTTTCCAGAATTTGAGGTTGTACG AAGCAATCTGGTGGAAGGCGTGGACAAAAATTACATCAACACGTGCATCTACAACCAGACCAGTGACCCTCTGTGTCCCATATTCAGACTGGGAGACATTGTGACGATGTCGGGATTCAGCTTTGCTCAGATAGCGCCTGAG GGTGGAGCCGTTGGGATTCTCGTTGACTGGACCTGTGATCTTGACTGGGACGTGAAACACTGTAAGCCAGTTTATAGCTTCCATGGACTGTATGCGACCGGGAAAGGTCCGGAAGACATGCAAGCCTCCATGGGCTATAACTTCAG GAAAGCAAAATATTACATGGACGGCAATGTTGAAAAAAGgactctcaccaaagtatttgGAATCCGGATAGACATTTTGGTTCGAGGACTG GCAAGAAAATTTGACATCATTCCAACACTAACAGCCATTGGGTCAGGTGTGGGAATTTTTGGAGTG GCAACTGTAGTATGTGATCTGGTGCTTCTATATATACTGCCCAAGAGAGACTTCTATAAGAACATGAAATTCAAGAACACTACCATCCAGGAACAG gcgCCGGTCATAACAGACAAGGAATCAGATGAG AGATGA